One genomic region from Deltaproteobacteria bacterium encodes:
- a CDS encoding DMT family transporter, with amino-acid sequence PVGFRRWAAVCVGLAGVIVILRPGEGAVQLVALFPLAAACCYAAMQIMTRRLGTTERASTIAFYSQVAFIVASVTMGLVAGDGRFAPDDGTILVFLLRAWTVPSIADGALFLGIGALNGVAAYLMSQGYRVSVPAALAPFEYVALPMSVFWGVLFFGHWPDAVTYAGMALVCGGGLYVLNHERVRRSGARSSS; translated from the coding sequence AGCCCGTGGGCTTCCGCCGCTGGGCCGCGGTGTGCGTCGGCCTCGCGGGCGTCATCGTGATACTTCGTCCCGGTGAAGGCGCCGTGCAACTGGTGGCGCTGTTCCCCTTGGCCGCGGCCTGCTGCTACGCGGCCATGCAGATCATGACCCGCCGCCTCGGGACCACCGAGCGCGCCTCCACCATAGCCTTCTACTCCCAGGTGGCCTTCATCGTCGCCAGCGTCACCATGGGGCTGGTGGCGGGCGACGGGCGGTTCGCGCCCGACGACGGCACGATCCTCGTGTTTCTGCTGCGGGCCTGGACGGTCCCGTCGATCGCGGACGGCGCGCTGTTCCTCGGCATCGGCGCCTTGAACGGAGTCGCCGCCTACCTCATGTCCCAAGGCTACCGCGTCTCGGTGCCCGCGGCACTCGCGCCGTTCGAGTACGTGGCGCTGCCCATGTCGGTGTTCTGGGGGGTGCTGTTCTTCGGCCACTGGCCGGACGCGGTGACATACGCCGGGATGGCGCTGGTCTGCGGCGGCGGCCTCTACGTGCTGAACCACGAGCGAGTCCGCCGGTCCGGCGCCAGATCAAGCTCGTGA
- the gltX gene encoding glutamate--tRNA ligase, producing MPQVRTRFAPSPTGYLHIGGARTALFNYLYARHCGGKFVLRIEDTDRQRSTPEAIDAILRSMEWLELEWDEGPFYQTERMDLYQDRLRALLSAGDAYPCVCTPETLDAKRQAAMAEKRKPMYDGTCRPAERAAVTLPEGIPFTIRFRSPESGATVVEDKVKGRVEFDNTELDDLILARSDGNPTYNFCVVCDDIDMGITHIVRGDDHLSNTPRQMQLYRALGAEPPVFAHVPLILGEDKKRLSKRHGATSVTAYRDMGYYPEALNNYLVRLGWSHGDQEIFDAHELVEKFDIDAVGKSSAVFNPEKLLWLNAHYLKNRPTAQLAEDAVPYLTAKGYAVPGDRPWLEKMVKTLRERAKSLVELADMAHYFLAETVEIDEKAGRKHLVPEAKSLLQEVSVKLGNLADFNQSGIEQVFGDIVADRDIKLGRVAQPVRVALTGSTVSPGIYEVIDVLGRNVTLARLAAGVRYIDARLSTES from the coding sequence ATGCCCCAAGTCCGAACACGTTTCGCTCCCAGCCCCACCGGCTACCTGCACATCGGCGGCGCGCGCACGGCGCTGTTCAACTACCTGTACGCACGGCACTGCGGCGGGAAGTTTGTGCTCCGCATCGAGGACACGGACCGCCAGCGCTCAACCCCGGAGGCCATCGACGCGATCCTGCGGAGCATGGAATGGCTGGAGTTGGAGTGGGACGAGGGGCCGTTCTACCAGACGGAGCGGATGGACCTGTACCAGGACCGGCTCCGGGCCCTCTTGAGCGCCGGGGACGCCTACCCCTGCGTGTGCACGCCCGAGACCCTGGACGCAAAGCGCCAGGCGGCGATGGCCGAGAAGCGCAAGCCGATGTACGACGGCACGTGCCGGCCCGCGGAGCGGGCGGCGGTGACGTTGCCGGAGGGGATTCCCTTTACCATCCGGTTCCGTTCGCCAGAGAGCGGCGCCACGGTCGTGGAGGACAAGGTCAAGGGGCGGGTGGAGTTCGACAACACGGAGCTGGACGACCTGATCCTCGCGCGCTCGGACGGGAACCCGACCTACAACTTCTGCGTGGTGTGCGACGACATCGACATGGGCATCACCCACATCGTCCGCGGCGACGACCACCTGTCCAACACGCCGCGGCAGATGCAACTCTACCGGGCGCTGGGGGCGGAGCCACCGGTGTTCGCCCACGTGCCGCTGATCCTGGGGGAGGACAAGAAGCGCCTCAGCAAGCGCCACGGCGCCACCTCGGTGACGGCCTACCGGGACATGGGCTACTATCCCGAGGCGCTCAACAACTACCTGGTGCGGCTGGGCTGGTCCCACGGCGACCAGGAGATCTTCGACGCCCACGAACTGGTGGAGAAGTTCGACATCGACGCCGTGGGCAAGTCCTCGGCGGTGTTCAACCCGGAGAAGCTCCTGTGGCTCAACGCCCATTACCTCAAGAACCGCCCGACGGCCCAACTGGCCGAAGACGCAGTCCCCTACCTGACGGCCAAGGGCTACGCCGTGCCCGGCGACCGCCCGTGGCTGGAGAAGATGGTCAAGACCCTGAGAGAACGGGCCAAGTCGCTGGTGGAGCTGGCGGACATGGCGCACTACTTCCTCGCCGAAACGGTGGAGATCGACGAGAAGGCCGGCCGCAAGCACCTCGTTCCCGAAGCCAAGAGCCTTCTCCAGGAGGTTTCCGTCAAGCTGGGGAATCTGGCCGACTTCAACCAGTCCGGCATCGAGCAGGTGTTCGGCGACATCGTGGCGGACCGGGACATCAAGCTGGGCCGGGTGGCTCAGCCCGTGCGCGTGGCGTTGACCGGGTCAACCGTGAGCCCCGGCATCTACGAGGTCATCGACGTGCTCGGGCGGAACGTGACCCTGGCGCGGCTGGCCGCGGGAGTCCGGTACATCGACGCCCGCCTGTCAACTGAAAGCTGA